Proteins from a genomic interval of Crassostrea angulata isolate pt1a10 chromosome 7, ASM2561291v2, whole genome shotgun sequence:
- the LOC128192264 gene encoding LOW QUALITY PROTEIN: uncharacterized protein LOC128192264 (The sequence of the model RefSeq protein was modified relative to this genomic sequence to represent the inferred CDS: deleted 1 base in 1 codon; substituted 1 base at 1 genomic stop codon), with amino-acid sequence MPKRKATHAHVGPARGDRPKLIQATTPAPAEPPVPALGLADEQLRHLAEEVASRIEPRIGAPSAGNTPSMVNIPTMDNIPANLSDPFEPEPDLQTPSRHCDHKHREQPPVACQPQPPSHLDTLTIAATPIDVNKLRELLLTYPNTLAAHNXFRVFLQGSNCVMRVLEFLQLVIISNP; translated from the exons ATGCCTAAGAGAAAAGCAACACATGCACATGTAGGCCCAGCACGTGGCGATAGGCCCAAGCTGATACAGGCGACAACGCCGGCACCAGCAGAGCCTCCGGTCCCAGCGCTCGGCCTCGCCGACGAACAACTTCGTCACTTAGCTGAGGAAGTTGCCTCGAGGATTGAGCCAAGAATCGGTGCCCCCTCAGCAGGCAACACCCCCTCGATGGTTAACATCCCCACAATGGATAACATCCCCGCAAACCTAAGTGACCCCTTTGAGCCAGAGCCAG ATCTGCAGACACCCAGCAGGCACTGCGACCACAAGCACCGGGAACAGCCCCCAGTCGCATGCCAGCCACAACCACCAAGCCACTTAGACACCCTTACTATTGCCGCTACCCCAATAGATGTTAATAAATTACGAGAACTTTTACTAACATACCCCAATACACTGGCTGCACAT AACTAATTCAGGGTTTTTCTACAGGGTTCAAACTGTGTTATGAGGGTCCTAGAATTTCTACAACTTGTCATAATCTCAAATCCCTAA